The sequence below is a genomic window from Cucurbita pepo subsp. pepo cultivar mu-cu-16 unplaced genomic scaffold, ASM280686v2 Cp4.1_scaffold000136, whole genome shotgun sequence.
NNNNNNNNNNNNNNNNNNNNNNNNNNNNNNNNNNNNNNNNNNNNNNNNNNNNNNNNNNNNNNNNNNNNNNNNNNNNNNNNNNNNNNNNNNNNNNNNNNNNNNNNNNNNNNNNNNNNNNNNNNNNNNNNNNNNNNNNNNNNNNNNNNNNNNNNNNNNNNNNNNNNNNNNNNNNNNNNNNNNNNNNNNNNNNNNNNNNNNNNNNNNNNNNNNNNNNNNNNNNNNNNNNNNNNNNNNNNNNNNNNNNNNNNNNNNNNNNNNNNNNNNNNNNNNNNNNNNNNNNNNNNNNNNNNNNNNNNNNNNNNNNNNNNNNNNNNNNNNNNNNNNNNNNNNNNNNNNNNNNNNNNNNNNNNNNNNNNNNNNNNNNNNNNNNNNNNNNNNNNNNNNNNNNNNNNNNNNNNNNNNNNNNNNNNNNNNNNNNNNNNNNNNNNNNNNNNNNNNNNNNNNNNNNNNNNNNNNNNNNNNNNNNNNNNNNNNNNNNNNNNNNNNNNNNNNNNNNNNNNNNNNNNNNNNNNNNNNNNNNNNNNNNNNNNNNNNNNNNNNNNNNNNNNNNNNNNNNNNNNNNNNNNNNNNNNNNNNNNNNNNNNNNNNNNNNNNNNNNNNNNNNNNNNNNNNNNNNNNNNNNNNNNNNNNNNNNNNNNNNaataaatgctattaaatacaaattgaagaatataaggcaattcatacaaactattaataaatgctattaaatataaaatgaagcaaataaggcattaataatttccttaattggtaattcaactaccaaaggcaagtcttctaattactttccaatatcagccactccattatcttcttgatttgatatgctaatgctataaagatttttgggctcaaaagtctttgtttcaaccggtacactagctagcttttgaagatgcaatgtataggcctcttgaatcttcttaaccttgcttcttgtaatcggtccttcgggtacatgcacGTGATCAGTTGTTCGATTCATATCATTACCCGACATTGTACGACGTGTAAGCAACGTCGAAATCTACCACTGGTGTGTGTAGAGGTCTCTAGGATTATTTTCGTTGCGTAAAAGAGGTTTCGACGTCGATTTCGTAGCGTTTGGCTTCGCCGGAGCTTCGTCGGTTTTCTCACTGTCTTTCTCgttttttctcactatttttctttcttgctggTGTCTTTGGaggtggctgaaggtcgggTTTGGTTTTCGTGGTGGCTCCGACATTGTGCGCTctttgtgggtcgtgtgcgaACGAAAACTCCGATGTTCACCGAAGTTTTCGGTCCTGCCAACGaccgtttttattttttttgtttttatttttattttttatattatatatatttgattggTTAACATATGTTCTAACATATCAAATCATATAATGCACATaccatatcatatatcatcatattcacatatcatatcacggGCAACATCTTCAAACATATTCTAtcttaacatatcatatcgtaaacatatcatttcatcacATGCAACATaacattcacatattataacgtACACATATAATTTCATAACCGTTCGAATATACGAgcatatgacacgtgcgaaGTCACGGGTacatgtcatcatacaacatacaatCGTTATGTCGCATTATGCGATTGATAACAACTCAttctccaaaagttgtaatctcgtattgttcttctttgagaaaaaTATCACGAGCGTGTCTCATGCTTCTTTCGActtcttgtcatcccaaatgtGTTCCAACGTCTCCTTCAATTGTGGTCTTCAAGGCAAACGTTGTTTTGTCTGCTTTGATTCTCTATTTGTGTAAGATGTCAATCATCCTACTCTAGTGGTGTAGTTTCACTTCCATTGACACCCAAAGGTCATGTCCTTTTAGATAGGACATCATGCTTGTTGCCCAATGATatgattgttgttgttgagtttcttttgaTACCTTGGATATTACAAATCGTGTTTGCAGTACCTCAATAATATCAAACAAGCTTTATCGACATAGAACTTACAAAGTCACAAACTACTCATCACAAATaaactcactcactaataatctcaagaagTTGTTTATGATATGGAAGATTAGGTAGAGTCGCAACCACATAGCATACTAAGGATTTCAAGAGATCATATAACCTATCACACCCTTGCTCGGATATCAAATTATTGAGTgcaactttcttttctttttttttttttgtttgttggttggttggaaacacttacattttttattaaaaacaatcaAGAAGAAACTATGAAACACTCTTTAGGATATAAATTTGATAGGTTAAAAAAGCTTTATAGTAGAGGCTAGACAATGTGGACCATACATTTGTTTCTTCTAGAATATTTCTATAATATCTAGATATCTAGAAACTTCTAGATAATGGACTCATGCTCTAAATGGGCTAATTAGATTTCTTGATAATTAGGCTCTCACCGGCGAGTTTGACCCAGTTGGGTTAGTGATGATGTTTTAACATTAGGAATATCTTGTGACCATTTATGTATCTAAGGGATATTTTGGCTTAATCACAAGGGACATAAGGGCTAGTTACAAGTTCAAAGACTTGAAATAGTAGATGATGGCAGATGTCAAATCTTGTCTCATGACTTGTGATCAGTAGTTTCAACAAGTTTCAATATAACGGATTTGTCAGCTCACTCCCAATTGTGAACTCATCTTATAGGGGCAAGGGTCTATACGATGACATTAGCTATGAAGTCATCCCTTACAAGTTCTATGATGGATTAGTGATTGAACCAATAGTGTTCCTACCACAATGATGAGATATACAACCTTTCATAGTTAGTATTAGATTATCATGATTTAAAGAAGTCATTCTCACTCAAACAAATCAAAGGACAAACTCTCACAAGTAGAAGTTCAGAACTTACTCAATATTAAGATCGAGTTTAAGATCGAGTTGTATATGATTATCCTGTGAAATATTAAGCTTCTCAATTAacgaatttataaaaataaattaaatatttcgtgGTCCAATCATATACTAACATGAAGACACCCGACTTCGCTTTTCTTCATGCCAAAGTTTTCAACCACCTTATTGAGTTTTCTAAACAAAGCTTATGGACTCTATAATCCATACAAGGATTTGCGAAGGCGACATCCctttccattttctcattGAGCAGCAAACTCACAAAAGTCAATTCAGTAACCGGAGAAAAAGTATCAGAATACTCAATTCCATAAATTTACGTGTAACCATTAGCAACAAGACGACCTTTCAATCAAGCTACGTATACATCACAATTGACTTTAACTTAACCCATTTACAATCAATGAAAGAACAGACAACAACCTGGATACAAACTGACCTTCACGAATCACATTTTCGGAATAGATAAAGACTTTAGTGATGCAATGAAAGAACAGGTAGGAGATGATAAATTGTtatatgaaacaaaagaagaaataatatatcatcACTAACAAGTAACAAAACATTACAATAATATATGTGTTCTTTAAATCTTCACAATAACTCGTAAGAGATTTCTCATCATAATTAAGTTGATAGAGGATCTTACACACACAAACACCTACGGACTACCCTAAAGAATCTCACTCTAAATAGATTTCTTGATCTACAAAACCATTCTAAGATACACAATTTTTGCCAGTAATGTTACCATGTTCGTTCTTTAGACAGgttgatttaaaattattttaggcTGTTCATAATAATCCCTAAATATTCAACCTAATCTCCGATATCTATGGGAAAAATTAGAGAACTTTTAGAacattaattgaaaaaaatagtaCATAGGAActaaatcatatatattttcccTGATGTAATGCGTGTGCCAGAATTTGATTGTGGGGAGCAGTTTATTTCTTGAGCAGGTACATTCCATCTCTGAGTTCTAATTTCTCTTCAGAAACAAGGCCAGATAGAAAGCTTTGTAGCTGTTGGATTGACTTGTCATAAGAAGGATCCGCTACACAAAACATCTGCACAAATGTTCTAATTTTGTTAGCCTTCTATATTCTTCACATCCAATTATCCACATAATGTTACAACTATTCTTACCTTAAGAGTATTGTGAATTCGATCTAAAGCCATACTTCCAAAATTTGTGAGCATCCCCAAGAtgaatttctattaacaaagtgaccaaacaaaaagaagagaagaatagCATTTGTTAACAGACTCCAATTGAGAGAGGAAGCTGCTTCTAAATCAAGATACTCAATTTGTATGGAACTAGAAAGGAACTACCCAAAGAAAATAGGCCAATATATGTTACAATCAGGCATTCAGATTACTTACCTCGTAGATAGTCATTTCTTTACGTATTTGGTCCTCAACAGAAGCAACAGAACCCTCTCCCTCATCCTCGCCAACCATGAGGTCCTCATTATTGCCGttatttgaaacatttttacTTGTGTCAATCATATTTTCTACGAGGACATATACATGGTCGGTGGAATCTGCAGCACGGGACTCCGTGAGAATTCCCTTCAATAAAAACAGCATATGACATAGTTAGTTAGTTTTGCAAACTGGGAAAGCTATCCATGTGAGTCTCTTTCAGTGCAATACAGAACTCATCAATCCGGTACTATAGCAAGTAACATGGTATGTAGCATttagggaaaagaaaagtgatgAAAAGAAGGGTGGAATTGGCTGTAGCCCTTGGTGAAATATTGGCAACTCTCCATCAGATAAAGGTAAGAAACATAGGGTCCCTGAATTCAAATTGTTAGGTCTCATATTTATGTGGCTCCTTTTCTAGGCTAACGTTTTTGTAGGCCTCTTTGTTTAAATTCAATTGATTAAAGCTTGGTTGTTCCATTAACTTAAAGGAATAAAACTATGGAGGCTTTGTTTGAAAAGTAACAGAGTGTTCAAAGATATGGAAAGGGTAGGATAGAAAAGTGtgagttagatttttttttttttatttggttccCATCAGATTTCTGTAAACAGTGACTTCAGCCCCTTGAAATCAAATACTAACTGGGCAGGATTTTTGTATTAGTTTAGGGAGCGGCtaaattttaagtaaatttttctttcttggtgCTTTCCTTTATTTAACTTTTCACTGCAAAGAATCTCAAGAACACCTTATTAACCCAGAAGTTTATCCGCCGAGAAAGTACATCTACTGGCAAACCAATTGCAGCTGCAAGACTGTTAGCACTCCaactgtaaaaaaaaaaaaaatttatattaagcCACATATAGTTGTGTCATACACTAAGCATAACTAGTTGGGCCAAGTGTAAAAGATTTCTACCTTTTTTGATGTTGGAATTGCATAATAATCACTGCATGAACGGGAGCTACAGTGAACTGCACTTCTCTATCATCAAATTGCAACTCCAACTACAACAGATGAACCATAAGAGTATTCaaggtaaaaagaaaaatattgtcATGAGTTTCAATTCCGAGCACAACAGTTTGCACATTCATACTAATAGTAGATGATGAGGTCCGTTAACTGACCTTTACTGTACCAAGATTTCTCTTCCACTGTAGCTTACGAGGTGTCTTAATTTCATGAAACCTCTGAGCATAATCTGTAAGCAGATGATCCACTGAAGCAGGTAGGTTGATGTTTTCATCCTAAAATTCACCGTGGTTAGAAGGTTCCccaaagaaattgaaacatCTGAAATCTACTTCTAAGAACAAGTGCTGACAAATAAAGAGTTCTTTTTCTCCCCCAGAATAGTTCACTTCTGCGTAGAGACCTTCAATGCCCAAGGAAAATCAAGAAACAAGCATGCCGAAGTATAAGGAAGGTCtgtatacacatatatatgaaatgtttcattccaaTGGATCTTTCAATGCTAAGACAACTAATGCATCATCATTCAATATAGGGCAGCGAAGTGTGAATGTTCTGCATAAATACCACCACATTTTTACACGAAAATATTTTCTCACCTGAATTGGAGGCCAGAAATTTGAAGACAAGATAGTTGCATCAAAGTCATTCATTGAAATCGTGCTCTCCTTGAGATCAACTAGATGAACAtacatgaaaaaagaaattagtcAGTACTTTCAGAGTATAACATGATACTTCCGGTAGAGTAGCAAGAGTGCTAAACAATATGATGAGCTTATGTATGCGTAAGAAACAGGTGTCAAGAGACATTGAGCTGTCAGGTTGGGAAAATTGGTGTGTACGAGAAGCACTATTTTCAGAACGACATTTCTATATTTAGTTCAGTGGGCAAAGGGGCAAGAAGGAGGGAGAAAGAGATGGAAATAGCACCAGTTTACCTTCTGGATTATTTAGAACGATCTTTCTTTGGTTTCCTCACTACACAACTATAGTACATGTTTCTTCTACTTAATTAGATAGTTCACATCTCATAGTCTTAGGCAATGATTTATCAGGCCATATGAAGTGGATACTTTCATAACTAtgatttcaaatatcaatCTACCTTATTAATTCATGGAAGATGGAAATTAGACATAATCCTTATTGCAAAAAAAGTTTAGGGGGAGCAAGACAACCGAACTTTCAGATTTTTCCATTCTAAAATCTATTGAATCGGTTGATTTCGATTTATTGGTACATAAGctgaatttaaaaatcaagCTAACTGAAGTATCCTATACGTACTCAGCAGCCCAGCCCTTCACGCCATTGTTCAGCCTAACCCACACCAGTGGAACATCCACTCAATGAGCTGTACAGTTTTCTACCCACCCAGCCCCAGTCCATGCTTACACTTGATTTCCTAGCCTAATTTTCTTTCGTctaaatctctctctcaaatttcAGTGTCTCATGTCTCTATCACAGTTCCTTACCACTCAATCTGATCTCTCACACCTTAATCGCACCTCATATTTTCGTCTCtattctctccctctcccgaAGTTCTTATACCCACCTTCTGCAGCAATAGCTCTCTCCCAAGTCCCTCTCTTGCTTAAACCGACTCAAGTAGTCAACCTAACTAAAACActctatttgtaacaatttttGTGAAACCACTCTCTTGATCGGAAAGCTTAAATTGTATGAGGGCATGTTGTTCTGGCTATCTTTTAGTagattttagagagaaataTGAAGATTTTTGTTGATTCATTTGAAGAATACGGGAGTTCTTATTAAACTTGTAGAACTTTCCGAAGTTCTTCCCCAAtccttttttataattatgattCCCTCCTGCTAAACCAATTCTCTCGACTCTCTCCTCACCCGTGTGAGCTAGAGAGCTCCTTTTCTCACCTGACACGTTGCAAATGTCAAATATCAACCGCAGCCTCCCACTCCCTGTTGCAAGTAATTATTAAGAACTAAATTTCCTACTAGAGGCTGCATTACCTAAAATACCAATTTTCCCAACCCAACAGCTTGAAGTCTCTCTCTTCCTGTTACTTACGACATAGCTAAGGTAAGATAAGCAGATGGGAGTCATTTCAAAAAGACCACGGGCATTTTTCGACATACCTGTTTGTGATGGCACTTTTATTGTTGCTTTAATATTAGAGTTAGTCCTCTTGGAATCAATTAGATCATTGAGCATAATTTCACACTTCTGCATGCTACTTTCTCCAAAATGAATCTGAAAAATGACAAGGGTATAATAAGACAAACAATTTAAACacaagaaaaaacagaaaaattccctatttcttattcttgtGATATGCTAATTGTGGTTTAGAAGGGTGAAAAAATCACACCTTGAGTAGCTCTAGTGTTCGTATCTCCGAGTCAATGTCATAATCAGACTTATTTAGAAGTTTTTCTGCCAGCATGACACGATATTCATTAACTAGTTGGTCTTTTGAACCAATTATGCTAACTAGCATCCCAAGAATGTCAACCTTCCTTCTAGTCCTCCCACCCTTCAATGGATCAGCTTCTACAGGGTCAGGCTCCCATCTGAAAAAGCAGAACCCATTACTCCATTTAAAACAATAACGATGAAGAATAATTACTATCAGCTTAGAGTACGCCTTACAAATGGTTCATCCTGCAACACCCTACATATACACGTACCTTGAAGCGTTCATCCAGGCTTGCTTGTCATCAGTGTGAAAATCATCATCTAGACCTACATTTTCTTGACCATCTTCATCTCTATTTAATTCTTCAAGAAGGCTAGCACCAGTATTTCCAGATACATTGGAATTTCCACCAGTCCCGTCAGTAAGCATTGTCACAATACATTTGATGGTATCTTTCCTTCCCCTCAAGTATTCCCTTATTGGTTCACCCACTGCTTCAAGAAAAACACCAGCAGAGTCTATTGTGCGGAGTGCTTTGATAGTGGAAACATATTGATGCAATATATCATTCGTTGAAGCTCCAGCAGTGAGTAGGCGATATCGTAGTGCCGAGATGAAAGATTCAACAAGCTTAGAATGTTGCCCAGTGTATTCAAGACACTGTTTTAAATCTTCAATTGCCGGGGAGCTGAAATTTATGTTACagattgattttaaaaaataataataataatcataatctCTTTGCATTAAGTACAAAGGTTTGTTTGACGTAATCCAagaatttctataaaaaaatttaaaatattgcaGCTGCTTTTAGAATGTATTAATGTTAAAAGAACATACGATAGACTGTGGGACTACTACCATTTTTGGTTTTGATCACTTGCAACatagaaaaaattgttaagcCTAAGAGTATTTTGACTTGAACTAATGTGATGTTTACCAGAATGATTACAGAAATTGAATCAGAGTGAATAAATTTCGATAGAAATCACAAATCAGCTGGTCAAATGTAACTGTCATAGTTACAAGACTACTATCTGAAATTCTACAGATTGTGGGTTGGACTAAGGAGTCAAATAAGAAATTTCTTCAACCATTCGAACTAGGAGCATGTGGTATGACTATTGTCTTGGTCACGTCAAGTTCTTGCTTAAGCCAAGGAAACCTGAACCACACGGCCTCAATGACATGAAAGCATATTTCTTGACCAGGTTGGTTAAACTTGGCAACATCCAAGCAGAGGCATGTCTCAGCTTGTTCTATAACCCAAGTAACGTGTCTCCTTAATCATATATAGTTGAACAATCCAAATTGGTTATGCCAAGTGGATGGGAAGCTTTGAGGTCATACATGCAGTccttgaatttaattttttgagattttagttaAGCTAAACTTATATTTCGGTTCATTCCATGCAGCATATACATTTTTAGTTTCATCCCTAATGTTCTTTAAGTATCAATATTGTCTGTGTCgttgaaattgaataaaaaaaatcataacatTGCTTTTCAActcattctccttcacctctCCCTCCTTCAACTCCTCCCCCTTTTATCCTACCTCTCCCTCCTCCAATTCCTCCTTCAACGAAACTCACTGTCGCCCCCATCTCCTGCTGTCGGGACCTAAATGGTGATGTGGAACATCAACGAATCCAAATTTGGAATGGGCAAGGAACATTGGGGGAGGAATGGTCGTTCCTCACCGTTTCAGATCTGGATGAAGCTAATATGAGGGCTTTTAAGGGTATATTAGTAATTATAGTTAGAGACTTTCTTGTACTATTTGGTTATAATTAGAGGGGGAAAGGGAGGAGGTAGGCATTATTTTGGTGAGTGATTTAGAGCTTGAACGAGGTCTCCAGGGGGGGTTTCAAGTACCTCGGACACTTGGTTTATCTTGTAGTTCCAatatcttttcatatttttaacacATTTGAGATCTATCAATTAATGATAGGAATGCTATTAAGGGTATGTCAGTAATTGGTTAGGGAATTCGTTATACTATTtggttataaatagagaaattgGAGAGGAAGGGGGTAAGCATTGTTTGGTGAGTGAT
It includes:
- the LOC111783998 gene encoding anaphase-promoting complex subunit 2, whose protein sequence is MEESSSILCDLGALDSLSDDEIQEILNIYAQFCAATEALLNGTGNLSLRSEFVAHVQSLCKHGLESLVLNHFLRALEENFETNGAMEFWGHFDAYQNIALLNTCNPPPHSEEEVREVLCKALEEVSMKKKCQEEFLSILVHVLQSYKYDVMEKGRQYDAETEVVRVFAKYQLLVSSVLMATLPRHFPDLLHWYFKGKLEELSVVMAGELNGDYESQCKDDMDLDGKGRISSKSGQRDFHESYQLEKFSNIHQLVKNIGKVVLDLRSLGFTSMAEDAYASAIFSLLKAKVDYLAGDDYRSSVLEPIKEWIRAVPLHFLHSLLAYLGNSADNSSPLLSLKSSLAPHASSFNSGVDTPEGLIRWQSRLEYFAYETLQDLRIAKLFEIIVDYPDSSPAIEDLKQCLEYTGQHSKLVESFISALRYRLLTAGASTNDILHQYVSTIKALRTIDSAGVFLEAVGEPIREYLRGRKDTIKCIVTMLTDGTGGNSNVSGNTGASLLEELNRDEDGQENVGLDDDFHTDDKQAWMNASRWEPDPVEADPLKGGRTRRKVDILGMLVSIIGSKDQLVNEYRVMLAEKLLNKSDYDIDSEIRTLELLKIHFGESSMQKCEIMLNDLIDSKRTNSNIKATIKVPSQTVDLKESTISMNDFDATILSSNFWPPIQDENINLPASVDHLLTDYAQRFHEIKTPRKLQWKRNLGTVKLELQFDDREVQFTVAPVHAVIIMQFQHQKSWSANSLAAAIGLPVDVLSRRINFWVNKGILTESRAADSTDHVYVLVENMIDTSKNVSNNGNNEDLMVGEDEGEGSVASVEDQIRKEMTIYEKFILGMLTNFGSMALDRIHNTLKMFCVADPSYDKSIQQLQSFLSGLVSEEKLELRDGMYLLKK